From a single Bacillus sp. (in: firmicutes) genomic region:
- a CDS encoding MotE family protein, producing MEEMTNKRYRPLQVVVFLIVIPLLFATTVALFVMTAAGVNVFESGKEWAQKVPFLSSTIDGETKDSITKLNEQIFELEAEMKNKEAKITQLEAKLASSEKTNSELKAEKEQLMQQMEELHQIQEENKRAFNELVQTYETMSPKNAASILSNMEEQQAVKILANISTEALSKILEKMSPEDAAKYTELLATNNH from the coding sequence ATGGAAGAGATGACAAACAAAAGGTATAGACCACTTCAAGTTGTTGTGTTTCTTATCGTGATTCCTTTACTTTTTGCAACGACCGTTGCACTTTTTGTCATGACCGCTGCTGGAGTTAACGTATTTGAAAGCGGAAAAGAATGGGCGCAAAAAGTACCTTTTTTATCTTCAACAATAGATGGGGAAACTAAAGATTCGATTACTAAATTAAATGAACAAATTTTTGAATTAGAAGCAGAAATGAAAAATAAAGAAGCGAAAATTACTCAACTTGAAGCGAAATTGGCTTCTTCAGAAAAAACGAATAGCGAGTTAAAAGCCGAGAAAGAACAACTGATGCAACAAATGGAGGAACTTCACCAAATTCAGGAAGAAAATAAGCGAGCATTTAATGAGTTAGTTCAAACGTATGAGACGATGTCTCCTAAAAATGCAGCCTCCATCCTTTCTAATATGGAGGAACAGCAAGCGGTGAAAATTTTAGCAAATATAAGTACAGAAGCGCTTTCGAAAATTTTGGAAAAAATGTCTCCAGAAGATGCGGCTAAATATACCGAACTATTAGCAACAAATAACCATTAA
- a CDS encoding flagellar hook-length control protein FliK, whose product MEVSLVKAGTPFLSSTPTTTKRNGTSFGAVFAQLQGKTTNSPFISNETNLPLSSNEVWKDIIRLLNEQVSFISPIQDGTAEEVTLQKTGLTNSELNDALNELINGLQRLEINDPIFQEQLHWLIKVQNQGDWSAVLSPLLSLLHMVPADKLSQLSSKHLKSVLYAAKMFEHAIRHMDGFGKRLEQANELQQLLRGMAQRLEPLIGNNNKAFLKQVYHHMSQSNTETGQSMTTLGGQLVKGSMFGWTETIGNGQSVFMQPSRAEQLMLTLTSQLKPLSYEQFVEEFTNILNRSSFMKGKGTEKLLIKLYPEHLGSLRIELIQKDGILTAKMLASTAAAKELLESQVQGLKSAFAQHQIQVEKIEISHGQLESQRFDKGGQQSRGEQEASQQESKQKQKEQSAESFDEFIKAVEIMEE is encoded by the coding sequence GTGGAAGTGAGTCTCGTAAAAGCAGGAACACCGTTTCTGTCATCAACACCTACAACAACTAAAAGGAATGGTACTTCTTTCGGTGCTGTGTTTGCTCAGTTGCAAGGGAAAACTACTAATTCCCCATTCATTAGTAATGAAACCAACCTTCCATTATCAAGTAATGAAGTGTGGAAGGATATTATTCGCTTATTAAATGAACAAGTCTCTTTTATATCTCCTATTCAAGACGGAACAGCAGAAGAAGTAACATTACAGAAGACCGGTCTAACAAACAGTGAGTTGAACGATGCTCTAAACGAATTGATTAACGGGTTACAACGATTAGAGATAAATGATCCTATATTCCAAGAACAACTACATTGGCTCATAAAAGTTCAAAACCAAGGGGATTGGAGTGCAGTTTTATCTCCATTGCTCAGCCTTTTACATATGGTTCCTGCTGATAAGTTAAGTCAATTGTCATCTAAGCACTTAAAATCCGTCCTTTATGCAGCGAAAATGTTTGAACACGCTATTCGTCATATGGATGGATTCGGAAAACGGTTGGAACAAGCGAACGAGTTACAACAGTTGCTTAGAGGAATGGCTCAACGATTGGAACCGCTGATTGGAAATAACAACAAAGCCTTTTTAAAACAAGTGTATCATCATATGTCCCAATCAAATACTGAAACGGGCCAATCTATGACAACGCTAGGTGGACAATTGGTTAAAGGGTCGATGTTCGGTTGGACTGAAACCATTGGTAATGGACAAAGCGTCTTCATGCAGCCATCCCGAGCAGAGCAACTGATGCTTACCCTAACTTCACAATTGAAACCATTGAGTTATGAACAATTTGTAGAGGAATTTACGAACATATTGAATCGCTCCTCTTTCATGAAAGGGAAAGGAACAGAGAAGCTGCTCATTAAGCTATATCCTGAGCATTTAGGTAGTTTACGGATTGAATTGATTCAAAAAGACGGGATATTGACAGCAAAGATGTTAGCATCTACTGCTGCTGCGAAAGAACTGCTTGAGTCTCAAGTACAAGGATTAAAATCAGCTTTTGCTCAACACCAAATTCAAGTAGAGAAAATTGAGATCTCCCATGGTCAATTAGAATCACAACGTTTTGACAAAGGGGGACAACAATCACGAGGTGAACAAGAAGCTTCCCAGCAGGAATCGAAACAGAAGCAAAAAGAACAATCAGCAGAATCGTTTGACGAGTTCATAAAAGCGGTCGAAATAATGGAAGAATAA
- the flgD gene encoding flagellar hook assembly protein FlgD translates to MTVSLDPNLFLSSIQQKRTAKSDTLGKDDFLKILMTQLQNQDPLNPLQDKDFIAQMATFSTLEQITNLATSFDRWANEQKQNQMIQMNQFVGKEISWHKVVDEDQLIVEEGTGVIQSIRYKGDYAEFILEDGTVLKPENISEVHQPIEQESNLLLQGSLMIGRNVTWMNDQEERTGVIQAVSVKSGILQLKLDNGDEITLDEVIFISQ, encoded by the coding sequence ATGACGGTTTCTTTAGACCCAAACTTATTTTTAAGTTCCATTCAACAAAAACGTACAGCAAAGAGCGATACGTTAGGGAAAGATGACTTTTTAAAAATATTAATGACCCAATTACAAAACCAAGATCCGTTAAACCCATTACAAGATAAGGATTTTATTGCCCAAATGGCGACATTTTCAACATTAGAACAAATTACGAATCTAGCAACTAGCTTTGATCGTTGGGCCAATGAGCAAAAGCAAAATCAAATGATTCAAATGAATCAATTTGTCGGGAAAGAAATTTCTTGGCATAAAGTTGTCGATGAAGATCAACTGATCGTTGAAGAAGGAACTGGTGTGATTCAATCGATTCGATATAAAGGTGATTATGCGGAATTCATACTAGAAGATGGGACCGTTTTAAAACCTGAGAACATATCAGAAGTCCATCAACCGATAGAACAAGAAAGTAATCTTCTCTTACAAGGCAGTTTGATGATTGGACGAAATGTTACATGGATGAATGATCAAGAAGAACGAACTGGAGTCATTCAAGCGGTTTCCGTCAAATCAGGCATCCTTCAACTGAAATTAGACAACGGTGATGAAATAACGTTAGATGAGGTGATATTCATTTCACAATAA
- a CDS encoding flagellar protein, with translation MKPPYVLGFPPQSIQPTGKNKSLQRPLTKSTQDFKTIFQDTIQQQRTLTISKHANERLAQRGIHIPAQEWQKITEKVLEAKKLGVNESLVLTKHAALIVSAKNQTVITAMDRTEAKTQIFTNINGTIIVDD, from the coding sequence ATGAAGCCACCGTATGTATTAGGCTTTCCTCCACAGTCGATTCAACCGACAGGGAAAAATAAGTCGTTACAACGTCCGTTAACGAAATCAACGCAAGATTTTAAAACCATTTTTCAAGATACCATTCAGCAACAACGAACATTAACGATCAGTAAACATGCCAACGAACGACTTGCGCAACGGGGGATCCATATTCCTGCCCAGGAATGGCAAAAGATCACAGAAAAAGTGTTGGAGGCAAAGAAATTAGGTGTGAATGAATCGCTCGTTCTGACCAAACATGCTGCCTTAATTGTCAGTGCAAAAAATCAAACCGTTATAACAGCGATGGACCGCACCGAAGCAAAGACGCAAATTTTTACTAATATAAATGGGACCATAATTGTAGACGATTAA
- the flgG gene encoding flagellar basal body rod protein FlgG translates to MLRAMYSGISGMKNFQIKLDVIGNNIANVNTYGFKKGRTTFKDMVSQQISGASSATATRGGTNPKQVGLGSQLATIDTIHTQGSLQTTGRPLDLSISGDGFFVLLNGAQTVFTRAGNFYLDVNGDLVNADGLFVREVGGGRINIPNTAKSFSIGSDGTVTYIDAAGTLQPAGQITIAKFDNPEGLEKAGSNLFIETSNSGAPAYGTAGGANGEGTIVAGTLEMSNVDLSEEFTEMIVAQRGFQANTRIITTSDEILQELVNLKR, encoded by the coding sequence ATGCTAAGAGCTATGTATTCAGGTATTAGTGGAATGAAAAATTTCCAAATTAAGTTAGATGTTATTGGTAACAATATTGCCAATGTAAATACTTATGGTTTTAAAAAAGGGAGAACAACTTTTAAAGATATGGTAAGTCAGCAAATCTCTGGTGCTAGTAGTGCAACGGCGACAAGAGGTGGAACAAACCCAAAACAAGTAGGACTTGGCTCCCAGTTAGCAACAATCGATACCATTCATACTCAAGGTAGTTTACAAACAACCGGTCGACCATTAGATTTATCTATTTCTGGTGATGGTTTTTTTGTCTTGTTAAATGGTGCCCAAACCGTATTTACTCGTGCTGGGAACTTTTATTTAGATGTAAATGGTGACTTGGTCAATGCTGATGGTCTTTTTGTAAGAGAAGTTGGCGGAGGTAGAATCAACATTCCGAATACAGCTAAAAGTTTTAGTATTGGCAGTGATGGAACTGTTACTTATATTGACGCAGCTGGTACTTTACAACCTGCAGGGCAAATAACAATTGCTAAATTCGATAACCCAGAAGGATTAGAAAAAGCCGGTTCAAACTTATTTATTGAAACATCAAACTCAGGTGCACCCGCTTACGGTACAGCTGGAGGAGCAAATGGTGAAGGGACAATCGTGGCCGGTACACTTGAAATGTCTAACGTTGATTTATCAGAAGAATTTACTGAAATGATTGTTGCTCAACGTGGATTCCAGGCGAATACGAGAATTATCACGACATCAGATGAAATTTTACAAGAATTAGTGAATTTAAAACGATAA
- a CDS encoding flagellar FlbD family protein, producing MIQVTRLNGKSFLLNALYIETVESLPDTTITLTNGKKYVVKEKEHDVMERILHFYRSVHVLGVVPKGDEDE from the coding sequence GTGATCCAAGTTACACGCTTAAATGGCAAGTCTTTTTTACTTAATGCACTATACATAGAAACTGTTGAGTCACTTCCTGATACAACGATTACACTTACAAATGGAAAAAAGTATGTTGTGAAGGAAAAAGAACACGATGTAATGGAACGAATCCTCCATTTTTACCGTTCTGTTCACGTATTAGGGGTTGTGCCAAAGGGGGATGAAGATGAATAA
- the fliL gene encoding flagellar basal body-associated protein FliL, translated as MKMNNRLIRIMLILLTVITLVGVVALVVILNLNDDPNAEPTIDEVLEATVDIEEITTNLYSNDYIKISFKIQTSSKKAKEELEKRNFQVKDIIIKELSEMKAEDLKGKEGKHHLEEMIRSKVNSIMQEGTVEKVYITSLIIQ; from the coding sequence ATGAAGATGAATAATCGCTTAATCCGAATCATGCTCATTTTATTAACAGTTATTACATTAGTAGGGGTCGTAGCACTGGTCGTCATATTAAATTTAAATGACGATCCCAATGCAGAACCTACCATAGATGAAGTATTGGAAGCTACCGTAGATATTGAAGAAATTACGACGAACTTATATAGCAATGATTATATTAAAATCTCATTTAAGATTCAGACCAGTTCCAAAAAAGCAAAAGAAGAATTGGAAAAACGGAACTTTCAAGTGAAAGATATTATTATAAAAGAGCTTTCCGAGATGAAAGCCGAAGACCTGAAAGGAAAAGAAGGAAAGCACCATTTAGAAGAAATGATTCGTTCGAAAGTGAACAGTATCATGCAAGAAGGAACGGTTGAAAAAGTGTATATCACCTCCTTAATCATTCAATAA
- the fliM gene encoding flagellar motor switch protein FliM: MSSEVLSQSEIDALLSALTTGEMSAEELKKDEDEKKVKVYDFKRALRFSKDQIRSLTRIHENFARLLTTYFSAQLRTYVQITVASADQLPYEEFVRSIPKMTILNVFEVPPLDGRILMEVNPHIAYAMMDRVLGGKGTSMNKIENLTEIETKIMSNLFERAFENLRDAWSTIVDIDPVLSEFEVNTQFLQMVSPNDTVVVISLNTQIGDTSGMINICIPHVVLEPIIPRLSVHYWMQTKKKERSPEEIVQLEKRVKRAVVPLVAELGTSEISIEEFLMLDVGDVIELHQKIDQPLTVKVGNIPKFIAQPGKVNKQLAIQILDTYKGGDLDVE, from the coding sequence ATGTCAAGCGAAGTATTATCTCAAAGCGAAATCGATGCCCTCTTATCTGCCTTAACAACAGGAGAGATGAGTGCAGAAGAATTAAAAAAAGACGAGGACGAGAAAAAAGTTAAAGTTTACGATTTTAAGCGGGCGCTTCGTTTTTCCAAAGACCAAATTCGAAGTTTAACGCGTATTCATGAAAACTTTGCTCGTCTTCTAACAACTTATTTCTCTGCTCAGCTCAGAACTTACGTGCAAATCACCGTCGCCTCAGCGGACCAATTGCCGTATGAAGAATTTGTCCGCTCGATTCCGAAAATGACGATATTAAATGTTTTTGAAGTTCCTCCATTAGACGGTCGTATTTTGATGGAAGTTAATCCACATATAGCCTATGCGATGATGGACCGCGTGCTTGGGGGAAAAGGAACGAGCATGAATAAAATTGAAAACTTGACCGAAATTGAAACAAAAATCATGTCGAATTTATTTGAGAGGGCGTTCGAAAACTTACGAGATGCTTGGAGTACCATCGTAGATATTGACCCTGTTTTATCAGAGTTTGAAGTCAATACACAATTTTTGCAAATGGTATCACCGAATGACACGGTAGTAGTTATTTCGTTAAATACCCAAATTGGTGATACAAGTGGGATGATTAATATATGTATTCCACATGTCGTATTAGAACCGATTATTCCTAGATTATCTGTTCATTACTGGATGCAAACGAAGAAAAAAGAACGTTCACCTGAAGAAATAGTTCAACTAGAAAAACGAGTGAAAAGGGCTGTTGTACCATTAGTTGCAGAATTAGGTACGTCTGAAATCAGCATTGAAGAATTTTTAATGTTAGATGTAGGGGATGTCATCGAATTACATCAAAAAATTGATCAGCCCCTCACCGTGAAAGTAGGAAATATACCAAAATTTATCGCTCAACCAGGTAAGGTGAACAAACAACTCGCCATTCAGATTTTAGACACTTACAAGGGGGGAGATTTGGATGTTGAATGA
- the fliY gene encoding flagellar motor switch phosphatase FliY, which yields MLNDGMLSQDEIDALLRGTADDGDMFDNKEEINVDDYLNSMEQDALGEIGNISFGSSATALSQLLNQKVDITTPEVGIVPKNNLKDEFPHPYVAIQVEYTEGILGTNLLVIKQSDAAIIADLMLGGDGTNPSDMLGEIQISAVQEAMNQMMGSAATSMSTIFSKKVDISPPSVELLDLTQGEGTDTLLEEDLLVKVSFRLTIGNLIDSNIMQLLPLPFAKTLVGELLNPTSTNEEISVTIEEKQLQQTVSPSVSSLQETVSNSEPVEVQQPSFYTPPLSAQQTPNHFGGHGFDQQPKNVQPAMFSEFQSVPPLQEHETRNLNMLLDIPLQVTVELGRTSRSVKEVLELTSGSVIELDKLAGEPVDILVNNRLIAKGEVVVIEENFGVRITDILSQKERIKKLK from the coding sequence ATGTTGAATGATGGCATGCTCTCTCAAGATGAAATTGATGCACTTCTAAGAGGGACAGCTGATGATGGAGATATGTTCGATAATAAAGAAGAAATTAATGTTGACGATTATTTAAATTCAATGGAGCAAGACGCTTTAGGTGAAATCGGAAATATTTCATTTGGAAGTTCGGCGACTGCTCTTTCGCAATTATTAAACCAGAAAGTAGATATTACAACACCAGAAGTGGGGATCGTACCAAAAAATAACTTGAAAGATGAATTTCCACATCCTTATGTAGCGATACAAGTGGAATATACAGAAGGGATTCTTGGGACAAACCTTCTTGTCATCAAGCAAAGCGATGCGGCTATTATTGCCGATTTAATGCTGGGAGGAGACGGGACAAATCCTTCCGATATGCTTGGCGAAATCCAAATCAGTGCCGTCCAAGAAGCAATGAACCAAATGATGGGATCTGCCGCTACATCGATGTCGACGATTTTTAGCAAAAAGGTAGATATCTCCCCTCCTTCTGTCGAGTTGCTTGATTTAACTCAAGGAGAAGGAACGGATACGCTTCTCGAAGAAGATCTGCTAGTCAAAGTTTCGTTTCGTTTGACCATTGGTAATTTAATAGATTCAAATATTATGCAATTACTACCACTACCATTTGCTAAGACTTTAGTAGGAGAATTATTGAATCCTACATCTACAAATGAAGAAATCTCCGTTACAATCGAAGAGAAGCAATTACAACAGACGGTATCACCATCAGTATCATCATTACAAGAAACTGTATCTAACTCAGAGCCCGTGGAGGTTCAACAACCATCCTTTTATACACCTCCACTATCAGCTCAACAAACACCGAATCACTTTGGTGGCCATGGCTTTGATCAACAACCGAAAAATGTCCAACCAGCCATGTTTTCAGAGTTTCAATCGGTACCCCCACTACAGGAACATGAGACTCGTAATCTAAACATGTTGCTTGATATCCCATTACAAGTGACTGTCGAACTAGGAAGAACTTCCCGTTCAGTAAAAGAAGTATTAGAATTAACATCTGGTTCTGTCATTGAATTAGATAAATTAGCTGGTGAGCCAGTTGATATTCTTGTCAATAACCGTTTAATTGCCAAAGGGGAAGTCGTTGTCATCGAAGAAAACTTTGGGGTACGAATCACGGACATTTTAAGTCAAAAAGAGCGAATTAAAAAATTAAAATAA
- a CDS encoding response regulator, whose product MASKILIVDDAAFMRMMIKDILTKNGYEVVAEAADGVQAVEKYKELHPDLVTMDITMPEMDGITALKEIKKHDPNAKVIMCSAMGQQAMVIDAIQAGAKDFIVKPFQADRVLEAIQKTIG is encoded by the coding sequence ATGGCAAGCAAAATATTAATTGTAGATGATGCAGCGTTTATGAGAATGATGATTAAAGACATTTTAACGAAGAACGGTTACGAAGTGGTGGCAGAAGCAGCTGATGGTGTACAAGCGGTTGAAAAATATAAAGAACTTCATCCAGATTTAGTGACAATGGATATTACGATGCCAGAAATGGACGGAATTACTGCTTTAAAAGAAATTAAGAAACATGACCCAAATGCGAAAGTGATTATGTGTTCAGCAATGGGACAACAAGCAATGGTTATTGACGCGATTCAAGCTGGGGCGAAAGATTTCATCGTTAAACCGTTCCAAGCGGATCGAGTACTTGAAGCGATTCAAAAAACAATTGGATAA